One Thermodesulfobacteriota bacterium DNA segment encodes these proteins:
- a CDS encoding DUF3299 domain-containing protein, translating to MTAESNSKNIKNESEGASLKGEKRFEWKRHVVKILVVASILLFPALGIHFRPDRNFDYATAGALETEDGAAKVDFDFLGGFDYEKDNVVPAKVMELDGKDVKVIGYMLPVDFDSGEVRSFMLLNNQMGCCFGVMPRMNEFVYVEMPEGKSAKYMTDIPLRVTGKLRIGEGNLVGGLYTMTGKSVEVFRDY from the coding sequence ATGACGGCGGAGAGTAATTCCAAGAATATAAAAAACGAAAGCGAGGGAGCTTCGCTCAAGGGCGAAAAGCGCTTCGAGTGGAAGAGGCACGTGGTTAAAATCCTGGTCGTCGCGAGCATACTCCTATTCCCCGCTCTGGGGATCCACTTCAGACCCGACCGGAATTTCGACTACGCGACGGCCGGGGCCCTTGAGACCGAAGACGGGGCCGCCAAGGTGGATTTCGATTTCCTCGGCGGGTTCGATTACGAGAAGGATAACGTCGTCCCGGCGAAGGTGATGGAGCTCGACGGGAAGGACGTGAAGGTTATAGGCTACATGCTGCCCGTCGATTTCGATTCGGGAGAGGTGAGAAGCTTCATGCTCCTTAATAACCAGATGGGGTGCTGCTTCGGGGTGATGCCCAGGATGAACGAGTTCGTCTACGTCGAAATGCCCGAGGGGAAGAGCGCAAAGTATATGACCGACATCCCGCTCAGGGTGACAGGGAAACTCAGGATAGGCGAAGGCAATCTCGTGGGTGGCCTATACACGATGACGGGAAAGAGCGTGGAGGTTTTCAGGGATTACTGA
- a CDS encoding ABC transporter permease yields the protein MNRENVGGIFLIARKSLAQHRLSTVITVLSVALAAGLVMAVFSIRDQTYDAFTGGPTGFDAVLGARGSQLQLVLNTVFHLETSPGNIPWEMYEAIKENPNVELAVPYAVGDNYRGYRIVGTERSLFTDLEYRKGRKFTLAEGEFFNPEKREAVVGSYVADKTGLRAGSKFNPFHGLVFDERQKHAEEYTVTGVLEPTNSPSDRVIWIPIDEFYRISGHVLRGGGGTYEPRAGEEIPDRYKEVSAVMLKLRNPQGGFLLDQTINRQGTAATLAWPIGRVMAELFGKIGWVNNVLSLVAYLVVLVAAGSILASIYNTMNERRREFAILRALGARRGTVFAAIILESASIAAIGAALGCAVYALILAGAAVVIRAETGVVLDVLKPGPALLAAPLAMIALGILAGVIPALKAYSTDVASNLAPLS from the coding sequence ATGAACAGGGAAAACGTGGGCGGGATATTTCTCATTGCCAGGAAGAGCCTTGCGCAGCACAGGCTCTCGACCGTGATAACCGTCTTGTCGGTGGCCCTCGCGGCGGGGCTCGTGATGGCCGTATTCAGCATAAGGGACCAGACGTACGACGCCTTCACCGGGGGCCCCACGGGGTTCGACGCCGTTCTCGGGGCGCGCGGGAGCCAGCTCCAGCTAGTCCTCAATACCGTATTTCACCTGGAGACGTCCCCCGGGAATATCCCCTGGGAGATGTACGAAGCGATAAAGGAAAATCCGAACGTCGAGCTCGCCGTCCCCTACGCCGTCGGCGACAACTACCGCGGCTACAGGATCGTAGGAACGGAAAGGAGCCTGTTCACCGACCTCGAATACAGAAAGGGGCGCAAGTTCACCCTCGCCGAGGGGGAGTTCTTCAACCCGGAGAAACGGGAAGCCGTCGTCGGGAGCTACGTCGCGGACAAAACGGGCCTCAGGGCGGGCTCGAAGTTTAATCCCTTCCACGGGCTCGTTTTCGACGAAAGGCAAAAGCACGCCGAGGAGTACACGGTTACGGGGGTGCTCGAGCCGACGAACTCGCCTTCCGACAGGGTGATATGGATACCGATCGACGAGTTCTACAGGATATCGGGCCACGTGCTGAGGGGCGGCGGCGGGACGTACGAGCCCAGGGCGGGGGAGGAAATCCCCGACAGGTACAAGGAGGTGAGCGCCGTCATGCTGAAGCTCAGGAATCCGCAGGGGGGCTTTCTCCTCGACCAGACGATAAACAGGCAGGGGACGGCGGCGACACTCGCGTGGCCCATCGGGCGCGTCATGGCGGAGCTGTTCGGTAAAATCGGCTGGGTGAATAACGTCCTGTCGCTGGTCGCGTACCTCGTCGTTCTTGTCGCCGCGGGGTCGATACTGGCCAGCATCTACAACACCATGAACGAGAGGCGGCGGGAATTCGCGATACTGAGGGCGCTCGGCGCCAGGCGCGGGACCGTCTTCGCCGCTATAATCCTGGAATCGGCGTCGATAGCGGCGATCGGGGCCGCGCTAGGCTGCGCGGTGTACGCGCTCATACTGGCCGGGGCGGCAGTGGTCATAAGGGCAGAGACGGGCGTCGTCCTCGACGTGCTGAAGCCGGGGCCGGCCCTCCTCGCGGCGCCCCTGGCGATGATAGCGCTCGGCATACTGGCCGGGGTCATACCGGCCCTAAAGGCGTACTCGACGGACGTCGCGTCGAACCTCGCACCGCTAAGCTAG
- a CDS encoding ABC transporter ATP-binding protein: MRILEIENLKKSYTTPDGEILTVIDVPGFALESGEQIALSGESGSGKTTFLNLVAGILRPDGGRILLGGEDATALSEAGRDRLRADKIGYIFQTFNLLQGYTALENVLLGMMFGKGVDKGFALGLLECVGLGDRAGYKPSQLSVGQQQRVALARALANRPALVLADEPTGNLDPGTAGKAVSLIKEMCAESGAALLLVSHDDKVLGNFGGVKDLGEINRAPRGGIEK; this comes from the coding sequence ATGCGTATACTGGAAATCGAGAACCTCAAAAAGAGCTACACGACCCCCGACGGGGAAATCCTGACCGTCATAGACGTCCCCGGGTTCGCCCTCGAAAGCGGGGAGCAGATCGCCCTTTCGGGAGAGAGCGGCTCGGGGAAGACCACGTTCCTTAACCTCGTCGCCGGGATACTGAGGCCGGACGGCGGGCGGATACTCCTCGGCGGCGAGGACGCGACGGCGCTTTCCGAGGCCGGGAGGGACAGGCTGAGGGCCGACAAAATCGGCTACATATTCCAGACGTTCAATCTCCTCCAGGGCTATACGGCGCTCGAGAACGTCCTCCTCGGGATGATGTTCGGAAAGGGGGTGGACAAGGGGTTCGCCCTCGGCCTCCTCGAATGCGTCGGGCTCGGGGACCGCGCGGGTTACAAGCCGTCCCAGCTTTCGGTCGGCCAGCAGCAAAGGGTCGCCCTCGCGCGGGCTCTCGCCAACAGGCCCGCCCTCGTCCTTGCAGACGAGCCCACGGGGAACCTCGATCCGGGGACCGCCGGAAAGGCGGTCTCGCTGATAAAGGAGATGTGCGCCGAGAGCGGCGCGGCGCTACTTCTGGTAAGCCACGACGATAAGGTCCTCGGGAATTTCGGGGGCGTTAAGGACCTCGGCGAAATCAACCGCGCACCCCGCGGAGGGATAGAAAAATGA
- a CDS encoding thermonuclease family protein produces MKGIILNGKRAGVLFAAIAAAMLSAGCGGKYEEAARSLDFLKYEYFTCTVMRVESGDSFFCEPPDMSMLKIRLAGVDIPPDEESGAKKFSESILRRGTLVKVETGESVDEGGGPLSYVFVPGGKMLNVLLVENGYAGPVAGELDEKYKDIFVGISVEEETEDTGGGERKSPWLK; encoded by the coding sequence TTGAAAGGAATAATCCTGAATGGAAAACGCGCCGGTGTTCTGTTCGCGGCGATCGCGGCGGCGATGCTCTCGGCCGGGTGCGGCGGTAAATACGAAGAGGCGGCGCGCTCTCTCGACTTCCTCAAATACGAATACTTCACGTGCACTGTCATGAGAGTCGAGAGCGGGGACAGCTTCTTCTGCGAGCCGCCCGACATGAGCATGCTGAAAATAAGGCTCGCGGGGGTAGACATACCCCCTGATGAAGAAAGCGGCGCGAAGAAGTTCTCGGAATCGATCCTGAGGAGGGGGACGCTCGTTAAGGTGGAGACGGGAGAGTCGGTGGACGAGGGCGGAGGGCCGCTTAGCTACGTCTTCGTGCCGGGCGGAAAGATGCTGAACGTGCTGCTCGTCGAGAACGGCTACGCCGGGCCCGTGGCGGGGGAGCTCGACGAAAAATATAAAGACATATTCGTCGGGATTTCGGTCGAGGAAGAGACGGAAGATACGGGCGGCGGGGAGCGGAAATCCCCGTGGCTTAAATAG
- a CDS encoding metal ABC transporter permease, whose translation MITFGEFLHSYFLWRDPMIVGTAAGAICGFLGVYVVLRRIIFVSAALTQVSSFGVALSFYIEGLGLGALSAAVHPFALSIGLTVAAAVFFAFKKDYSRISREGIIGFGFLVASAAVVILGDRITKGSHDIASILFGSAVVVAPEDVYIIPSIAIAVGAILLIYMKDFVFVSFDEESARLFKYPVRALNAGLMVMIAVVAAAATRALGALPVFAFLALPPLAALYFTERLKLVFILSAAMGVLSAVLGYFFSFVLSLPTGASMAMCACVFFIAGLLWREVRKRV comes from the coding sequence ATGATAACGTTCGGAGAATTCCTCCACAGTTATTTCCTCTGGCGGGACCCGATGATAGTCGGCACGGCCGCGGGCGCGATATGCGGATTCCTCGGCGTCTATGTCGTCTTAAGGCGAATAATTTTCGTGAGCGCCGCGCTTACGCAGGTGTCGAGCTTCGGTGTCGCGCTTTCGTTTTACATTGAAGGGCTGGGCCTCGGGGCGCTTTCGGCGGCCGTGCACCCGTTCGCGCTGTCGATAGGGCTTACCGTAGCGGCGGCCGTATTCTTCGCGTTTAAGAAGGACTACTCCCGCATAAGCAGGGAGGGGATCATCGGTTTCGGATTCCTCGTCGCCTCGGCAGCGGTCGTCATACTGGGGGACCGCATAACGAAGGGCTCTCACGACATCGCGAGCATACTGTTCGGGAGCGCCGTCGTCGTCGCCCCCGAGGACGTATACATCATTCCTTCCATCGCCATAGCCGTCGGGGCCATACTGCTCATCTACATGAAGGACTTCGTATTCGTCTCGTTCGACGAGGAATCCGCGCGGCTTTTTAAATACCCGGTGCGGGCGCTTAACGCGGGGCTAATGGTGATGATAGCCGTCGTCGCCGCTGCGGCGACAAGGGCTCTGGGCGCCTTGCCGGTCTTCGCGTTCCTGGCGCTGCCGCCGCTCGCGGCGCTTTATTTTACAGAAAGATTAAAGCTTGTATTCATACTCTCGGCGGCGATGGGGGTTCTCTCCGCCGTGCTCGGATATTTTTTTTCGTTCGTGCTGTCGTTACCCACGGGCGCATCGATGGCGATGTGTGCGTGCGTATTTTTCATCGCGGGGCTCTTGTGGCGCGAGGTGCGTAAACGCGTCTGA
- a CDS encoding metal ABC transporter ATP-binding protein produces MKELIRLKDVTIGYDGKAILGPVGLSVGRGEFTGILGPNGGGKSTLLKTILGLVPPVSGSVDREPGIVFGYVPQNGHFDPLFPVSVEEVVSMGRYARVPAGRMLSKADRKCVDRSMEMAGVSRLARRTFRSLSGGEKQRTLIARAVAGEPDALVLDEPTAAVDVRGEAVIMELVESIRKESGAAVIMVSHFLRTAAKYAERIILVDADKGVFREGAKPELMTSGVLADFFGLNPGSDFNVQISGPGGGGA; encoded by the coding sequence ATGAAGGAGCTTATAAGACTCAAAGACGTTACGATAGGGTACGACGGGAAGGCCATCCTGGGACCCGTCGGGCTTTCCGTCGGGAGAGGGGAATTCACCGGCATACTCGGCCCCAACGGCGGCGGGAAGTCGACCCTCCTTAAAACCATACTCGGCCTCGTCCCCCCCGTTTCGGGCAGCGTGGACAGGGAGCCGGGCATCGTTTTCGGATACGTCCCGCAGAACGGGCATTTCGACCCGCTCTTTCCCGTGTCCGTCGAGGAAGTCGTTTCGATGGGCCGGTACGCCAGGGTGCCCGCCGGAAGGATGCTGTCGAAGGCGGACAGGAAATGCGTAGACCGCTCGATGGAAATGGCCGGCGTGAGCCGCCTCGCAAGGAGGACGTTCCGGTCGCTATCGGGCGGGGAGAAGCAGAGGACCCTCATAGCCCGCGCCGTCGCGGGTGAGCCCGACGCGCTCGTCCTAGACGAGCCTACCGCCGCCGTCGACGTCAGGGGTGAGGCCGTGATAATGGAGCTCGTCGAATCGATAAGAAAGGAGAGCGGCGCGGCCGTGATAATGGTGAGCCACTTCCTGAGGACGGCTGCAAAGTACGCAGAGCGGATAATACTCGTGGACGCGGATAAGGGCGTCTTCCGGGAGGGCGCGAAGCCTGAGCTGATGACGAGCGGCGTCCTCGCGGATTTCTTCGGGCTAAACCCGGGGAGCGATTTCAACGTGCAAATATCCGGGCCCGGCGGAGGCGGCGCATGA